From a region of the Halorubrum sp. BV1 genome:
- a CDS encoding molybdopterin synthase: MQPISILGSDAAALAAALADRLDGRVAVVDRRERHDGDGDSTAKSAPDGGVADVQSAEATLTNPNCDTEIALAADGSWSGSGRVDGLDELLDDLAPAHDYLLVLGESRLRVPAVLLDDDVSPGDVPGQVLATASSADDVALDRLVADLDDAEPWITRETLVRRVEASSDADRSGAIATFTGRVRERDGADDDRTTHLAFETYEGVAGERMDAIAADLTDRDGVFDVRMHHRTGVIESGEDIVFVVVLAGHRREAFRAVEDGIDRLKDEVPIFKKETTEAEAFWVHQRE; this comes from the coding sequence ATGCAGCCGATATCGATCCTCGGGTCCGACGCCGCGGCCCTCGCCGCGGCCCTCGCCGATCGGCTCGACGGACGAGTGGCCGTCGTCGACCGTCGCGAGCGACACGACGGCGACGGGGACAGCACGGCGAAGAGCGCGCCAGACGGCGGGGTTGCCGACGTTCAAAGCGCAGAGGCGACGCTGACGAACCCCAACTGCGACACCGAAATCGCGCTCGCCGCGGACGGATCGTGGTCCGGCTCCGGGCGCGTCGACGGCCTCGACGAGCTGCTCGACGACCTCGCCCCCGCCCACGACTACCTCCTCGTACTCGGCGAGTCGCGCCTGCGCGTGCCCGCCGTTCTCCTCGACGACGATGTCTCCCCCGGCGACGTTCCGGGTCAGGTTCTCGCCACCGCATCCTCGGCGGACGACGTCGCGCTCGACCGACTCGTCGCCGACCTCGACGACGCGGAGCCGTGGATCACCCGCGAGACGCTGGTTCGAAGGGTGGAGGCGTCCTCCGACGCCGACCGCTCCGGGGCGATCGCGACGTTCACCGGACGGGTGCGCGAGCGTGACGGCGCGGACGACGACCGAACGACGCACCTCGCCTTCGAGACGTACGAGGGCGTCGCGGGCGAGCGGATGGACGCCATCGCCGCAGACCTGACCGATCGCGACGGGGTCTTCGACGTCCGCATGCACCACCGGACGGGCGTGATAGAGTCAGGCGAGGACATCGTGTTCGTCGTCGTGCTCGCGGGACACCGCAGGGAGGCGTTCCGCGCGGTCGAAGACGGGATCGACCGGCTCAAAGACGAGGTCCCGATATTCAAAAAAGAGACCACCGAAGCCGAGGCGTTCTGGGTCCACCAGCGCGAGTGA
- a CDS encoding site-2 protease family protein, whose protein sequence is MPEHDGRASATTDAPRPEPLRTFFRVDEVHRDDGRVRYVGESYVPERTLVRKLVPPFREAGYDVDVDVVDGRHVVVATPFGHDRGGIPWVNLAMLVATVLSTLFVGAYGWFYVGWGEITANPLAVLRGWPFTVAVLGVLLTHELGHYAAGRYHGVDVSLPYVIPFVFPFGTLGAVIRMRGRMPSRKALFDIGVAGPIAGLVATVVVTAIGLSLDPIRVPAALADASGTVIQFNNPPLLSIIADLLGQPTSYEDPGLTAHPVVIGGWVGMFFTLLNLLPVGQLDGGHMVRAMVGPRQETIASLVPAALFTVAAYLYFWRGFGIDQSVGLWAFWGVFSLVIAYNGPANPTDETRLGWPRLAVGIATFALGALCFLLVPIQVVTT, encoded by the coding sequence ATGCCAGAACACGACGGAAGGGCGTCGGCGACGACCGACGCGCCGCGTCCGGAGCCGCTGCGGACGTTCTTCCGGGTCGACGAGGTTCACCGGGACGACGGCCGCGTCCGGTACGTGGGCGAGTCGTACGTTCCGGAACGGACGCTGGTGAGAAAGCTGGTCCCGCCGTTCCGCGAGGCCGGATACGACGTCGACGTCGATGTGGTGGACGGCCGGCACGTCGTCGTCGCGACGCCGTTCGGCCACGACCGAGGCGGGATCCCCTGGGTCAACCTCGCAATGCTCGTCGCGACCGTCCTGTCGACGCTCTTCGTCGGGGCGTACGGGTGGTTCTATGTTGGATGGGGAGAGATCACGGCGAACCCGCTCGCCGTCCTGCGAGGGTGGCCGTTCACGGTCGCGGTGCTCGGCGTCCTGCTGACGCACGAGCTGGGCCACTACGCCGCCGGGCGGTATCACGGCGTCGACGTCTCGCTGCCGTACGTCATTCCGTTCGTGTTCCCGTTCGGCACGCTGGGTGCTGTGATCCGAATGCGGGGACGAATGCCCTCGCGGAAGGCGCTCTTCGACATCGGCGTCGCCGGGCCGATCGCGGGACTCGTCGCGACGGTCGTCGTGACCGCGATCGGCCTCTCGCTCGATCCGATCCGAGTTCCCGCGGCGCTCGCCGACGCCTCGGGCACCGTCATCCAGTTCAATAATCCGCCGCTGTTGTCGATCATCGCCGACCTCCTCGGGCAGCCGACCTCCTACGAGGATCCGGGCCTGACGGCGCACCCGGTAGTGATCGGCGGCTGGGTCGGGATGTTCTTCACGCTTCTCAACCTCCTTCCAGTCGGCCAACTCGACGGCGGTCACATGGTCCGCGCGATGGTCGGACCGCGACAGGAGACCATCGCGTCGCTCGTGCCCGCCGCGCTGTTCACCGTCGCCGCGTACCTCTACTTCTGGCGCGGCTTCGGAATCGACCAGTCAGTCGGGTTGTGGGCGTTCTGGGGCGTGTTCTCGCTCGTGATCGCGTACAACGGCCCGGCGAACCCGACGGACGAAACGCGGCTCGGATGGCCGCGGCTCGCCGTCGGGATCGCGACGTTCGCGCTGGGCGCGCTCTGTTTCCTTCTCGTACCGATACAAGTCGTGACGACCTGA
- the lysS gene encoding lysine--tRNA ligase produces the protein MTDRDATGGPTDSPHILSDRPAMGGSEGETGGDDEDALADGEAVGGETAGNGDFRAFWADVVADEIESRGVDDPVVIKGGVSPSGVAHLGNVNEIMRGYFVAEVLRDRGHEVRQVFTSDDKDPLRKIPRKLANADGEIVGLGEVDAGAIGRNLGKPYTAIPDPFGERESYAAHFAALLEADADRLDVPVEMVSNTELYADGDFDEVTRTVLSDLDRVREVLSAYQDKVDGEYVPFNPVCAECGKITETVTGVDTESETVEYACTDMAVGDETIEGCGHEGTATFREGKLPWRLEWPGQWEVLDVDFEPFGKDHAEGSWPSGVDVARNVLGIEPPVPMVYEWFTLNGEPLSSSAGNIVTVPELLELLEPAVLRYFFALHPKKARDLDVERLDQLVDRFDRFERAYFGEVDDEGLTAFAERAYPFVVGRPEDPPTEKPIRLPYTFAAVLGMVDDPAFRERLARDEGHIPEDASDEAIAAALDRVEKARNWAERTENEYDYRLQTALPDVDFDDEVAAALDDLADFVAAGHDGEAIQSEMYETARDHDIEVSDFFSAGYRLFFDDTQGPRLGEFLGELEREYVVERLRREA, from the coding sequence ATGACCGACCGTGACGCCACCGGCGGACCGACAGACTCCCCGCACATCCTCTCGGACCGTCCGGCGATGGGCGGTAGCGAAGGAGAAACCGGCGGCGACGATGAGGACGCACTCGCCGACGGTGAAGCGGTCGGCGGCGAAACGGCCGGCAACGGCGACTTCCGCGCGTTCTGGGCCGACGTCGTTGCAGACGAGATCGAGTCGCGCGGCGTCGACGATCCGGTCGTGATCAAGGGCGGTGTCTCGCCCTCGGGCGTGGCACACCTCGGGAACGTCAACGAGATCATGCGCGGCTACTTCGTCGCCGAGGTGCTCCGCGACCGCGGACACGAGGTCAGACAGGTGTTCACCTCCGACGACAAAGATCCCCTCCGGAAGATCCCGCGAAAGCTGGCGAACGCCGACGGCGAGATCGTCGGGCTCGGCGAGGTCGACGCCGGCGCGATCGGGCGGAATCTCGGTAAGCCGTACACCGCGATCCCGGACCCGTTCGGCGAGCGCGAGTCGTACGCCGCCCACTTCGCGGCCCTGCTCGAAGCCGACGCCGACCGTCTCGACGTCCCCGTCGAGATGGTGTCTAACACCGAGCTGTACGCCGACGGTGACTTCGACGAGGTCACCCGAACCGTCCTCTCCGACCTCGACCGCGTCCGCGAGGTGCTCTCTGCGTATCAGGACAAAGTCGACGGGGAGTACGTCCCCTTTAACCCCGTCTGTGCCGAGTGCGGGAAGATCACGGAGACGGTCACCGGGGTAGACACGGAGAGCGAGACGGTCGAGTACGCCTGCACCGACATGGCGGTCGGCGACGAGACGATCGAGGGGTGTGGCCACGAGGGAACCGCCACGTTCCGCGAAGGGAAGCTTCCGTGGCGGCTGGAGTGGCCCGGCCAGTGGGAGGTGCTGGACGTCGACTTCGAGCCGTTCGGGAAGGACCACGCGGAGGGATCGTGGCCCTCCGGGGTCGATGTCGCCCGCAACGTCCTCGGGATCGAGCCGCCGGTGCCGATGGTGTACGAGTGGTTCACGCTCAACGGCGAGCCGCTCTCCTCGTCCGCGGGTAACATCGTCACCGTTCCCGAGTTACTGGAGCTTCTCGAACCCGCAGTGCTGCGGTACTTCTTCGCGCTCCACCCGAAGAAGGCCCGCGACCTCGACGTCGAGCGGCTCGATCAGCTTGTCGACCGCTTCGACCGGTTCGAGCGCGCGTACTTCGGCGAGGTCGACGACGAGGGGCTGACCGCCTTCGCCGAGCGCGCGTACCCGTTCGTCGTCGGACGTCCGGAGGACCCGCCGACCGAGAAGCCGATCCGGCTTCCCTACACGTTCGCGGCCGTCCTCGGCATGGTCGACGACCCGGCGTTCCGCGAGCGGCTCGCCCGCGATGAAGGCCACATCCCTGAGGACGCGAGCGACGAGGCGATCGCGGCCGCCCTCGATCGCGTCGAGAAGGCCCGAAACTGGGCCGAACGGACCGAAAACGAGTACGACTACCGGCTCCAGACCGCGCTTCCAGACGTCGACTTCGACGACGAGGTGGCGGCCGCGCTCGACGACCTCGCCGATTTCGTCGCTGCCGGACACGACGGCGAGGCGATACAGAGCGAGATGTACGAGACGGCTCGCGACCACGACATCGAGGTCAGCGACTTCTTTTCGGCCGGCTACCGGCTCTTCTTCGACGACACGCAGGGGCCGCGGCTCGGCGAGTTCCTCGGCGAACTGGAGCGCGAGTACGTGGTCGAGCGGCTTCGACGGGAGGCATAG
- the pyrH gene encoding UMP kinase: MRVVVSVGGSVLAPDLDPDRVAAYADAIERLVAADHEVGVVVGGGGVAREYIETARDLGANEVELDQFGIGTTRLNARLLIAALGDVAAVSPATEYDEAAAGLRRGEVSVMGGMTPGQTTDAVAAAFAESVDADLLVYATSADGVYDADPNVDPNATQFAELSPAELVEVVLPMSRDAGASAPVDLLAAKLIDRAGMRAIVLDGTDPSAVVDAVVSGDHSGTDVIPVGDDERTDPVRTEQS, from the coding sequence ATGAGAGTCGTCGTTTCTGTCGGCGGAAGCGTGCTCGCGCCCGATCTCGACCCGGACCGGGTGGCCGCGTACGCCGACGCGATCGAGCGGCTGGTCGCGGCCGACCACGAGGTTGGCGTCGTCGTCGGCGGCGGCGGCGTCGCGCGCGAATACATCGAGACGGCACGCGACCTCGGCGCGAACGAGGTCGAACTCGACCAGTTTGGCATCGGGACGACCCGACTGAACGCCCGGCTGCTGATCGCCGCGCTCGGAGATGTCGCGGCCGTCTCGCCGGCGACCGAGTACGACGAGGCCGCCGCCGGGCTCCGCCGCGGCGAGGTGTCTGTGATGGGCGGGATGACGCCCGGACAGACCACCGACGCCGTCGCCGCCGCGTTCGCCGAGTCGGTCGACGCCGACCTGCTCGTGTACGCGACGAGCGCCGACGGCGTGTACGACGCGGACCCCAACGTCGACCCGAACGCGACGCAGTTCGCCGAGCTGTCGCCCGCGGAACTCGTCGAGGTCGTCCTGCCGATGAGCCGCGACGCCGGTGCCTCCGCCCCCGTCGACCTGCTCGCCGCGAAGCTCATCGACCGCGCGGGGATGCGCGCGATCGTCCTCGACGGCACCGACCCGAGCGCCGTCGTCGACGCCGTCGTCTCCGGCGACCACTCCGGCACCGACGTGATACCGGTCGGCGACGACGAACGGACCGACCCCGTACGCACGGAGCAGTCATGA